A genomic stretch from Oncorhynchus tshawytscha isolate Ot180627B linkage group LG07, Otsh_v2.0, whole genome shotgun sequence includes:
- the LOC112254900 gene encoding ataxin-7-like protein 2, whose product MMAVRERAVKVMAALERRVPSLDDFVGESWSAWAERASVTASEGSDGDDCSKNGKKAAEAMSLRKEDMSIFGHYPGQDDFYLVVCSHCGQVVKPQAFEKHCERRHGPLSKLYAPLRSTPPAPQQRPRHSHSPSSAHATSSWEGRRQGTGAPRAAPPSPSTPPQFRHTKPPKEEVRHSHLDRSPHSCHSESAVFKQPPPLEPPLSSPPPSLRDPPWPHGGTPPSRSSTTPPGRSSTTPPGRSSTTPPGRPSTTTSPGRPSTTTSPGWPSTTRPSTTPPPGRPSTTPPPDRPSTTPAGRPSTSERTHTQRKEAITVPTLPGHLRGPRPYNKVASRRECDLDKHCGVLDSERKKVCTRLLTCNIHSIHQRRKVSGRSKNFDQLVTELKTGVRIRERGAQTQEGSGSCRSPSPEAQRDPLAPPHCRRPLTNNPAFSRSRASSESAPEEEKPCQEEGSTQAPSPLTHGRISSDESEGEGGEGPEEPIEYPSSSWHPKPAAGCSFGSYVMGHGVYTFDRRLHHLRSALNAMVEQHISAHLWKKIPQASDLQSQSLSVKSISSSSPSSSFSSSLHSKVRTGSHRTTPSLRPSSHGPGRETCLQIASHSTAINQSENSSGSGSHIVAPAPPPVRQAGPGRPLGPGRPKNPVGRPSKQQLRLREEEEAAAAALRKREAPSQEGEHSGPDRNSIILQDRRQPPTSSSKTTPPTPHSQTNGTLSPSSKPRPQPSPSEPHSPASAWLFKRTHPPSGHTSAPPDPHFRRGDSGLHGRGATGYDHRGLGKKRKGGSSEPSPPSKPHRLPSSPHSNFYPWKDSKGGTLPGGVEKKMGTQKPKLHH is encoded by the exons ATGATGGCGGTGCGTGAACGCGCAGTAAAAGTAATGGCTGCTTTGGAACGGCGGGTGCCTAGTCTCGATGATTTCGTGGGCGAAAGCTGGAGCGCTTGGGCCGAGAGAGCCAGTGTGACTGCGTCGGAAG GCTCCGATGGAGATGACTGCAGCAAGAATGGGAAGAAAGCAGCCGAGGCAATGTCTCTTAGGAAGGAAG ACATGTCCATCTTCGGCCACTACCCGGGCCAAGATGACTTCTACTTGGTGGTGTGTAGCCACTGTGGCCAGGTGGTCAAGCCCCAGGCCTTTGAGAAGCATTGTGAGAGGAGACACGGCCCTCTGAGCAAACTGTACGCCCCCCTCCGCTCCACCCCTCCAGCACCCCAGCAGCGCCCCCGCCATAGCCACTCCCCATCCTCTGCCCATGCAACCTCATCCTGGGAAGGGAGGAGGCAAGGGACTGGGGCACCAAGAGCAgcccccccatccccatccacacCCCCACAGTTCAGACACACCAAGCCCCCTAAGGAAGAAGTACG CCACTCCCACCTGGATAGGAGCCCCCACAGCTGCCATTCTGAATCAGCTGTGTTCAAGCAGCCTCCACCCCTGGAGCCTCCCCTGAGCTCCCCACCTCCCTCACTCAGAGACCCACCCTGGCCCCATGGAGGCACCCCGCCCAGCCGGTCCTCCACCACCCCGCCCGGCCGGTCCTCCACCACCCCGCCCGGCCGGTCCTCCACCACCCCGCCCGGCCggccctccaccaccacctcgcCCGGCCggccctccaccaccacctcgcCCGGCTGGCCCTCCACCACCCGGCCCTCCACCACCCCCCCGCCCGGCCGGCCCTCCACCACCCCCCCGCCCGACCGGCCCTCCACCACCCCAGCCGGCCGGCCCTCCACCAGTGAGAGGACACACACTCAGAGGAAGGAGGCCATAACGGTCCCTACCCTCCCTGGCCATCTCCGTGGACCAAGACCTTACAACAAGGTGGCCTCCA GGAGAGAGTGTGATCTTGACAAGCACTGCGGAGTACTGGACTCCGAGAGGAAGAAAGTCTGCACTCGTCTCCTAACTTGCAAT ATTCACTCTATTCACCAGCGGAGGAAGGTTTCTGGTCGGAGTAAAAACTTTGACCAGCTGGTGACCGAGCTGAAGACGGGTGTCCGGATCCGTGAGCGGGGCGCTCAGACCCAGGAGGGGAGTGGCTCATGCCGGTCCCCCAGCCCAGAGGCCCAGAGGGACCCCCTAGCACCCCCACACTGCAGGAGGCCCCTCACCAACAACCCTGCCTTCAG TCGGTCCAGGGCTTCTTCGGAGAGTGCTCCAGAGGAGGAAAAACCTTGTCAAGAGGAGGGTAGCACTCAAGCCCCATCACCCCTCACCCATGGGCGCATTTCCAGCgatgagagcgagggagaggggggagaggggcctGAGGAACCAATCGAATACCCCTCGTCCTCTTGGCACCCTAAACCAGCCGCG GGGTGTTCATTTGGCAGTTATGTGATGGGTCATGGTGTGTACACCTTTGACCGGCGGCTCCACCACCTTCGGTCGGCACTCAATGCCATGGTGGAGCAGCACATCAGCGCACACCTCTGGAA GAAAATACCTCAAGCATCAGACCTCCAGTCCCAAAGTCTCTCTGTGAAGAgcatctcctcttcctctccctcctcatccttctcttcctctctacatTCTAAAGTCAGGACAGGAAGCCACAGAACCACCCCATCCCTCAGGCCTTCCTCCCATGGACCAGGGAGGGAGACATGCCTACAAATCGCCTCCCACTCCACAGCCATTAACCAATCAGAGAATTCCAGTGGCAGTGGCAGCCATATTGTAGCCCCTGCGCCCCCTCCTGTCCGCCAGGCAGGTCCAGGGCGACCGCTAGGTCCCGGAAGGCCCAAGAACCCGGTGGGGCGACCCAGCAAGCAGCAACTGAgactcagagaggaggaggaggcggcagcagcagcactcCGTAAACGTGAAGCCCCATCACAGGAGGGTGAGCACTCCGGCCCAGACAGGAACTCTATCATCCTACAGGACCGGAGACAGCCCCCAACCAGTTCCTCTAAGACCACCCCGCCCACCCCTCACAGCCAGACCAATGGCACCCTCTCCCCCAGCAGCAAACCCCGCCCCCAGCCATCCCCCTCGGAGCCCCATTCACCAGCATCTGCCTGGTTGTTTAAACGGACACACCCACCCTCTGGACACACTTCCGCCCCACCCGATCCTCACTTCCGCAGGGGGGACTCAGGACTACACGGGAGGGGGGCGACGGGGTACGACCACAGGGGTCTGGGCAAGAAACGCAAGGGGGGCAGCAGTGAACCCTCTCCCCCCTCCAAACCGCACCGcctgccctcctcccctcactctAATTTCTACCCCTGGAAGGACAGTAAGGGGGGAACACTGCCTGGTGGGGTGGAGAAGAAAATGGGCACACAGAAG CCAAAACTGCACCATTAA